A section of the Metabacillus endolithicus genome encodes:
- a CDS encoding DnaJ domain-containing protein: protein MDDFIDYYRVLDIKRKATKEEIKTAYRKQAKKYHPDAGGSHVQFLLIKQAYDTLYHDVKRMNYDSLYDAHMNRAYTNYSSMAGVQGEESRSNRNQQQYDRNFHNERPRDKNRKKKTTTGSDSTYLIVSILINILLAFTLLAKPYYDNQKTKDVSQEEYNQLKYRQSLLEGQYAELQKEYYDQVSYIEELEKKAGITKETLENTEQRKESPHADYFTLGSTKETVRDIMGPPDTLKDNQWSYHFSTVTFQDNKVVGWNNFSNNLLIYMKKTEATTNSFTVGSSIQEVINAMGTPDSITGEEWLYKYSTIRFNEGKVTEWNDVSSVLKIE from the coding sequence ATGGATGATTTTATAGATTATTATCGAGTTTTAGATATAAAGAGGAAGGCTACGAAAGAGGAAATTAAAACGGCTTACCGAAAACAGGCGAAAAAGTACCATCCGGATGCTGGTGGGAGCCATGTGCAGTTTCTACTTATAAAACAGGCATATGATACTCTTTATCATGATGTAAAAAGAATGAACTATGATTCTCTATACGATGCACATATGAATAGAGCGTATACTAATTATTCATCAATGGCTGGTGTTCAAGGGGAGGAGAGTAGATCTAATAGAAATCAACAACAATATGACCGAAATTTTCATAACGAGCGGCCTCGTGACAAAAATAGAAAGAAAAAAACGACTACTGGTTCTGATTCTACCTATTTAATTGTATCCATCCTCATAAATATCTTGTTAGCATTTACTTTACTTGCTAAACCCTATTATGATAATCAAAAAACTAAAGATGTGAGTCAAGAAGAATATAATCAATTAAAATATCGTCAATCCTTGTTGGAAGGACAATACGCTGAATTACAAAAAGAATATTATGACCAGGTATCTTACATAGAAGAACTAGAAAAGAAAGCAGGTATAACAAAGGAAACGTTAGAAAATACCGAGCAAAGGAAAGAAAGTCCTCATGCTGACTATTTCACACTAGGATCAACGAAGGAAACAGTAAGAGATATAATGGGTCCACCTGATACTCTGAAAGACAATCAATGGAGTTACCATTTTTCAACTGTTACATTTCAAGATAACAAAGTAGTAGGTTGGAATAATTTTAGCAATAATCTTCTCATTTATATGAAAAAGACTGAAGCTACTACAAACTCATTCACAGTAGGTAGTTCCATACAGGAAGTTATTAATGCTATGGGAACACCTGATTCAATTACAGGAGAAGAGTGGTTGTATAAATACTCAACGATCAGGTTTAATGAGGGTAAAGTAACGGAGTGGAATGATGTTAGCAGTGTTCTTAAAATAGAGTAA